In Phaeobacter porticola, one DNA window encodes the following:
- a CDS encoding MarR family winged helix-turn-helix transcriptional regulator — MDDNNSLAVSLFSEILMADQLARTRLGQVLPKGMELSHFSVLNHLARTGVERSPAQLAKAFHVTRGAMTNTLSKLEAAGYVHIRPDWDDARRKMVAISPAGRQARDAALASIVPMISEVVDELGGDRVKSALPILREFRIKLGSRD, encoded by the coding sequence ATGGATGACAATAATTCCCTTGCGGTTTCGCTGTTCAGCGAGATTTTAATGGCAGATCAGCTGGCGCGGACCCGGCTGGGACAAGTTCTGCCTAAGGGGATGGAGCTGTCGCATTTTTCAGTGTTGAACCATCTCGCACGCACAGGTGTCGAGCGGTCGCCGGCGCAATTGGCCAAGGCGTTTCACGTGACACGTGGTGCGATGACCAATACGCTGAGCAAGCTGGAGGCGGCAGGATACGTTCATATTCGTCCCGATTGGGATGATGCCCGGCGCAAGATGGTCGCGATCAGCCCGGCTGGGCGTCAGGCGCGGGATGCAGCACTGGCCAGCATTGTTCCGATGATTTCTGAGGTCGTGGATGAATTGGGTGGCGATCGTGTGAAGTCCGCCTTACCGATCCTGCGAGAGTTCCGCATCAAACTGGGTAGTCGGGACTGA
- the rimP gene encoding ribosome maturation factor RimP, giving the protein MTNDLIAKAAIDRRLAEIITPVIEDLGFELVRIRLMSGKTTTLQIMADKPEGGIEVDGCAEISNAVSATLDVEDPILDSYALEVSSPGIDRPLTRLKDFAMFEGYEAKIETSELIDGRRRFKGELAGVEDDEVLINIEEHGEIITIGLKFDWLSDAKLVLTDDLIKEMLRQRKAAGTLNEDEFDEIEADGSEEEKK; this is encoded by the coding sequence ATGACCAATGACCTGATAGCCAAGGCAGCCATCGACCGTCGGCTTGCCGAGATCATCACCCCGGTGATCGAAGATCTCGGTTTCGAGCTTGTACGTATTCGGCTGATGTCTGGCAAAACCACCACGCTGCAAATCATGGCGGACAAGCCAGAAGGTGGTATCGAGGTGGACGGCTGTGCCGAAATCTCCAATGCCGTCAGCGCGACGCTGGACGTCGAGGATCCGATTCTTGATAGCTATGCGCTGGAAGTGTCCAGCCCTGGTATTGATCGACCGCTGACTCGGCTGAAGGATTTTGCGATGTTCGAGGGCTATGAGGCCAAGATCGAAACCTCTGAGCTAATTGACGGCCGTCGCCGTTTTAAAGGCGAGCTTGCCGGCGTTGAGGATGACGAGGTTCTGATCAATATCGAAGAACATGGCGAGATCATCACCATCGGGCTGAAATTCGATTGGCTGAGCGATGCCAAACTGGTTCTGACCGATGATCTGATCAAAGAAATGCTGCGCCAGCGCAAGGCTGCAGGCACCCTAAACGAAGACGAATTCGACGAAATCGAGGCCGATGGGTCCGAAGAGGAGAAAAAGTAA
- the ubiG gene encoding bifunctional 2-polyprenyl-6-hydroxyphenol methylase/3-demethylubiquinol 3-O-methyltransferase UbiG: protein MQAPQSTVDPSEIAKFEAMAAEWWDPAGKFKPLHMLNPCRLDYITRQIAGEFGRNLSVDAPFDGLRILDIGCGGGLLSEPMARLGATVVGADAAAGNIPVAQIHAEQSDLNIDYRHTTAEALADAGEQFDIVLNMEVVEHVADPLSYLTATRQLLKPGGLQICSTINRNPKSYAMAIFGAEVVMRWLPRGTHEWAKFITPDELFDLLSEAGLTPVDRKGFVFNPILWSWSLSDRDLSVNYVTASTKPR from the coding sequence ATGCAAGCGCCTCAATCGACGGTAGACCCGTCCGAGATCGCAAAATTTGAGGCTATGGCCGCAGAATGGTGGGATCCGGCCGGCAAATTCAAGCCGTTGCATATGCTAAACCCCTGCCGTCTTGACTACATTACCCGACAGATCGCAGGCGAATTCGGGCGAAATCTGTCGGTGGACGCGCCTTTTGATGGTCTGCGCATCCTCGATATCGGTTGCGGCGGCGGGTTGCTCAGCGAACCGATGGCACGGCTGGGGGCAACGGTGGTCGGTGCAGATGCTGCGGCAGGAAATATCCCGGTGGCGCAGATCCACGCAGAACAATCCGACCTGAACATCGACTATCGTCATACAACTGCCGAAGCACTGGCAGACGCAGGCGAGCAATTCGATATCGTGCTGAACATGGAAGTGGTGGAACATGTGGCAGATCCGCTCAGTTATCTTACGGCGACGCGACAATTGTTGAAACCCGGCGGATTGCAGATCTGCTCGACCATCAACCGGAACCCTAAAAGCTACGCGATGGCGATATTTGGTGCTGAGGTTGTGATGCGCTGGTTGCCACGCGGAACCCATGAGTGGGCCAAATTCATCACTCCAGATGAATTGTTCGACTTGCTCTCAGAGGCTGGTCTGACTCCGGTAGATCGAAAGGGTTTCGTATTCAACCCGATCCTCTGGAGCTGGTCGCTTTCCGACCGTGATCTTAGCGTAAATTATGTCACCGCCAGCACAAAACCCAGATAA
- the mutT gene encoding 8-oxo-dGTP diphosphatase MutT yields the protein MKMVLVSAVALIDSEGRVLLAQRPEGKPMAGLWEFPGGKVEQGETPEAALIRELEEELGINTWQSCLAPLTFASHSYDDFHLLMPLFACRKWDGIPQAREGQTLKWVRAQNLRDYPMPAADVPLIPILRDWL from the coding sequence ATGAAGATGGTCCTTGTATCTGCCGTTGCCCTGATTGATAGCGAGGGACGTGTGCTGCTTGCCCAGCGTCCTGAAGGGAAGCCTATGGCCGGCTTGTGGGAGTTTCCCGGCGGTAAAGTCGAGCAAGGCGAAACCCCAGAGGCGGCTTTGATCCGGGAGCTGGAAGAAGAGCTGGGCATCAACACTTGGCAATCCTGCCTTGCTCCTCTGACCTTTGCCAGCCACAGCTACGATGATTTCCACTTGCTCATGCCGTTGTTTGCCTGTCGAAAATGGGACGGAATTCCACAGGCGCGGGAAGGACAAACATTGAAGTGGGTCCGAGCACAAAATCTGCGGGACTATCCGATGCCCGCAGCGGATGTTCCGCTAATCCCGATTCTGCGCGACTGGCTCTAG
- the argJ gene encoding bifunctional glutamate N-acetyltransferase/amino-acid acetyltransferase ArgJ, protein MAMLRSPLAPDHFPDLPDIAGVRFAAAAAGVKYQDRTDVMLAVMDPGTTIAGVFTKSATRSAPVLDCQAKLAAAADTASASGAAILVNSGNSNAFTGHHGQTSVAEITRSVADITNIPEARVFTASTGVIGEPLPHDRIVAKISALNNALDTSAIDSAAHAIMTTDTFAKGAMATVDIGGKTVSISGIAKGSGMIAPDMATMLVYIFTDATLAQNDLQQLLSSICDRTFNCITVDSDTSTSDSLMLCATGASDVDVAGNSDFAMALETVMLDLSHQVVRDGEGATKFVEIQVSGAMNDHDAKVHGLSIANSPLVKTAVAGEDPNWGRIVMAIGKSGAAADRDRLSISFGDVLVAEKGWVSPTYKEADGAAEMKKSNITIKIDMGLADGSATVWTCDLTHQYISINADYRS, encoded by the coding sequence ATGGCTATGCTTCGGTCCCCACTAGCCCCGGATCATTTCCCGGACCTGCCTGATATTGCGGGCGTCCGCTTTGCGGCGGCAGCCGCTGGTGTAAAATACCAAGATCGCACAGACGTGATGCTGGCGGTGATGGACCCCGGCACGACAATCGCCGGGGTATTCACCAAATCAGCCACCCGATCAGCCCCGGTACTGGACTGTCAAGCCAAGCTGGCCGCAGCTGCTGATACCGCCAGCGCAAGTGGCGCTGCAATTCTGGTGAACTCCGGCAACTCCAATGCCTTTACCGGCCATCATGGCCAGACGTCGGTTGCCGAGATCACCCGCTCTGTAGCCGATATCACCAATATCCCGGAGGCGCGTGTTTTCACGGCATCAACTGGTGTGATCGGTGAGCCTTTGCCACATGATAGGATTGTGGCAAAGATCAGCGCATTAAATAATGCTCTGGACACCTCTGCGATTGACAGCGCTGCGCACGCGATCATGACCACCGACACCTTTGCAAAAGGGGCGATGGCAACTGTCGATATTGGCGGTAAAACAGTCTCTATTTCCGGGATTGCCAAAGGATCTGGCATGATCGCCCCAGATATGGCGACCATGCTTGTCTACATCTTTACCGATGCCACGCTGGCTCAAAACGATCTCCAGCAACTGCTCTCATCTATCTGCGATCGTACCTTCAACTGTATCACCGTTGATAGCGACACCTCGACCTCTGACAGTCTGATGCTCTGCGCAACAGGGGCGTCGGATGTTGATGTCGCGGGGAATTCTGACTTTGCAATGGCGTTGGAAACCGTGATGCTGGACCTGTCGCATCAGGTTGTGCGCGACGGCGAAGGTGCCACCAAATTTGTGGAGATCCAGGTGAGTGGGGCGATGAATGACCACGACGCCAAGGTTCACGGCCTATCCATTGCAAACTCGCCGCTGGTCAAAACCGCCGTCGCTGGCGAGGATCCAAACTGGGGCCGGATTGTCATGGCGATCGGGAAATCCGGCGCCGCTGCTGACCGTGACCGGCTGTCGATCTCTTTTGGTGATGTACTGGTCGCCGAAAAAGGCTGGGTATCACCAACCTACAAAGAGGCTGATGGCGCTGCGGAAATGAAGAAATCCAACATAACGATCAAAATTGATATGGGTCTGGCAGACGGAAGCGCAACAGTCTGGACCTGCGATCTGACCCATCAATATATTTCCATCAACGCGGACTACAGGTCATGA
- the infB gene encoding translation initiation factor IF-2 — protein MSDSDGKKTLGLRGGSRPGNVKQSFSHGRTKNVVVETKRKRVVVPKPTAAKGGSGATPSGDASRRPAGISDAEMARRLKALQAAKAREVEETAQREAEEKARAEERERRRAEQEAKEREQREAEERARQKAQDEERKRVDAEAAAKRAASDAEKKKSEPAAARPAPGPSSQPRKGDRDRDDRQNRNNANKGRNEGGGRRSGKLTLGQATGGEGGRQRSMASMKRKQERARQKAMGSVEREKVIRDVQLPEAIVVSELANRMAERVGEVVKSLMNMGMMVTQNQTIDADTAELIIEEFGHKVVRVSDSDVEDVIKEINDKDEDLKSRPPVITIMGHVDHGKTSLLDAIRDARVVAGEAGGITQHIGAYQVTTDSGSVLSFLDTPGHAAFTSMRSRGAQVTDIVVLVVAADDAVMPQTIEAINHAKAAQVPMIVAINKIDKPAADPMKVRTDLLQHEVVVEAMSGEVQDVEVSAVTGQGLDQLLEAIALQAEILELKANPDRAAQGAVIEAQLDVGRGPVATVLVQTGTLRQGDIFVVGEQYGKVRALINDKGERVQEAGPSVPVEVLGLNGTPEAGDVLNVTDTEAQAREIAEYREQAAKDKRAAAGAATTLEQLMQKAKEDENVSELPILVKADVQGSAEAIVQAMEKIGNDEVRVRVLHSGVGAITESDIGLAEASGAPVMGFNVRANTSARNTANQKGVEIRYYSVIYDLVDDVKAAASGLLSAEIRENFIGYAEIKDVFKVSNIGKVAGCLVTEGVARRSAGVRLLRDNVVIHEGTLKTLKRFKDEVAEVQSGQECGMAFESYDDVRKGDVIEIFEREEVTRTLA, from the coding sequence ATGAGCGATAGTGACGGCAAAAAGACGTTGGGTCTTCGTGGTGGGTCTCGGCCCGGGAATGTGAAACAGAGCTTCAGCCACGGTCGGACCAAGAATGTCGTGGTGGAAACCAAGCGCAAACGCGTTGTGGTCCCCAAGCCGACTGCGGCCAAAGGAGGCTCCGGTGCGACGCCTTCTGGTGACGCATCGCGGCGGCCGGCTGGTATCAGCGACGCAGAGATGGCACGCCGCCTGAAGGCGTTGCAGGCCGCCAAGGCCCGCGAAGTCGAGGAAACAGCACAGCGTGAAGCTGAGGAAAAGGCGCGCGCTGAAGAGCGTGAGCGCCGCCGCGCTGAACAAGAGGCGAAGGAACGTGAACAGCGTGAAGCTGAAGAGCGTGCCCGCCAGAAGGCCCAAGACGAAGAGCGTAAGCGCGTCGACGCCGAAGCGGCCGCAAAACGTGCAGCCTCTGACGCTGAAAAGAAAAAATCGGAACCTGCAGCGGCACGTCCGGCTCCTGGACCGTCGTCGCAACCCCGCAAGGGTGACCGCGATCGTGACGACCGTCAGAACCGGAATAACGCTAACAAAGGTCGTAACGAAGGTGGTGGCCGCCGCTCTGGAAAGCTGACACTTGGCCAGGCGACTGGTGGCGAAGGTGGCCGTCAGCGTTCGATGGCATCCATGAAGCGTAAGCAAGAGCGCGCGCGTCAAAAAGCCATGGGCTCGGTTGAGCGTGAAAAGGTAATCCGCGACGTTCAGCTGCCCGAGGCAATTGTTGTCTCTGAGCTGGCCAACCGGATGGCAGAGCGGGTTGGTGAAGTTGTCAAATCGCTGATGAACATGGGCATGATGGTTACTCAGAATCAGACCATTGATGCCGACACAGCCGAACTGATCATCGAAGAATTTGGTCACAAGGTCGTGCGCGTTTCCGATTCGGACGTCGAAGATGTCATCAAAGAGATCAACGATAAGGACGAAGATCTAAAATCGCGTCCGCCTGTGATCACCATCATGGGACACGTTGACCACGGTAAAACCTCGCTGCTTGATGCGATCCGTGACGCGCGAGTTGTGGCTGGCGAAGCGGGCGGCATCACCCAGCATATCGGCGCCTATCAGGTGACTACCGATAGTGGTTCGGTGTTGAGCTTCCTTGATACACCGGGTCACGCGGCGTTTACGTCGATGCGCTCCCGTGGTGCTCAGGTGACAGATATCGTAGTTCTGGTTGTTGCGGCGGACGACGCCGTGATGCCGCAGACCATCGAGGCGATCAATCACGCCAAGGCAGCGCAAGTGCCGATGATCGTAGCGATCAACAAGATCGACAAACCTGCCGCTGACCCGATGAAGGTTCGCACAGATTTGTTGCAGCACGAAGTCGTGGTGGAAGCCATGTCTGGTGAAGTACAGGACGTCGAAGTCTCTGCTGTAACCGGTCAAGGCCTTGACCAACTGCTCGAAGCAATCGCGCTTCAGGCAGAAATCCTTGAGCTGAAAGCCAACCCCGACCGCGCCGCCCAAGGTGCCGTGATCGAGGCGCAGCTGGATGTGGGCCGTGGCCCCGTTGCCACCGTTCTGGTTCAGACCGGGACGCTACGTCAGGGCGATATCTTTGTTGTGGGTGAGCAATACGGTAAGGTCCGTGCGCTGATCAACGACAAGGGCGAGCGCGTTCAGGAAGCCGGGCCCTCGGTTCCAGTCGAGGTTCTTGGCCTCAACGGGACACCCGAAGCGGGCGATGTTCTGAACGTGACCGACACCGAGGCGCAGGCCCGTGAGATCGCTGAGTATCGTGAGCAGGCCGCGAAGGATAAGCGCGCTGCTGCGGGTGCCGCGACCACGCTGGAACAGCTGATGCAGAAGGCCAAAGAAGACGAGAACGTCTCCGAGCTGCCCATTCTGGTCAAAGCTGATGTGCAGGGTTCTGCCGAAGCTATCGTTCAGGCGATGGAAAAGATCGGCAATGATGAGGTGCGTGTCCGCGTGCTGCATTCGGGTGTTGGTGCCATTACCGAATCCGATATCGGCCTGGCCGAAGCCTCCGGCGCGCCGGTCATGGGCTTTAACGTCCGTGCCAATACATCGGCGCGAAACACTGCCAACCAAAAGGGTGTGGAGATCCGCTATTATTCGGTGATCTACGATCTGGTGGACGATGTGAAAGCAGCCGCATCCGGCCTGCTGAGTGCCGAAATCCGCGAGAACTTCATTGGCTACGCCGAGATCAAAGACGTCTTCAAAGTGTCCAACATCGGCAAAGTCGCTGGTTGTCTGGTGACCGAAGGTGTGGCACGTCGTTCGGCTGGTGTTCGCCTGCTGCGTGACAATGTGGTCATCCATGAAGGCACACTAAAGACACTGAAGCGCTTTAAGGACGAAGTGGCAGAGGTCCAGTCTGGTCAGGAATGCGGTATGGCGTTCGAAAGCTATGACGATGTTCGCAAGGGCGATGTGATCGAGATCTTCGAGCGTGAGGAAGTAACCCGCACCTTGGCATGA
- a CDS encoding RNA-binding protein codes for MARGGNDEDRSDGPERKCLATGEIQPKEGLIRFVVGPDGQVVPDVRGKLPGRGVYVTSTEAALRTAVKKKLFARGFKAPVTVPEGLEDEIKNQVLRRLIELISLARKSGHAVSGYEKVKDWLAKEHARVLIQASDGSGRGKSKLSTPHRGKFIGCLTADELGMAFGRQTVIHAALASGGLGKRVVEEAQRLQGLRETVGGKGRTEG; via the coding sequence ATGGCACGCGGTGGCAATGACGAAGACCGGTCTGACGGACCGGAGCGGAAGTGTCTGGCAACAGGCGAGATCCAGCCCAAAGAAGGGCTGATACGATTTGTTGTTGGCCCGGATGGTCAGGTTGTACCTGATGTACGGGGAAAATTGCCTGGTCGCGGGGTTTACGTGACCTCGACCGAGGCGGCCCTCCGCACGGCGGTAAAGAAGAAACTCTTTGCACGCGGCTTTAAGGCACCCGTCACGGTGCCCGAAGGTCTGGAAGATGAAATCAAGAATCAGGTGCTTCGGCGCCTGATCGAATTGATCAGCTTGGCACGCAAGTCGGGTCATGCGGTATCTGGCTATGAAAAGGTCAAGGATTGGCTGGCCAAGGAACACGCCCGCGTGTTGATCCAAGCTTCGGATGGATCGGGGCGCGGGAAATCAAAACTGAGCACGCCGCACCGTGGGAAATTCATCGGATGCCTCACTGCGGATGAGCTGGGCATGGCATTTGGGCGCCAAACTGTGATACATGCAGCGCTGGCCTCTGGTGGACTCGGCAAACGTGTTGTAGAGGAAGCGCAACGACTACAGGGTTTGCGCGAAACGGTGGGCGGCAAGGGCCGCACGGAAGGATAA
- the pip gene encoding prolyl aminopeptidase, producing the protein MDKYPYQKRAVQYLYPPLEPFDQRMVEVGQGHHIYMEQSGNPDGIPVVVCHGGPGGGSSPAMRRYFDPEHYRIVLFDQRGCGRSRPHASCEDNTTWHLVADMEIIRRLIGVSQWMVFGGSWGATLSLVYAQTHPERVRQLILRGVFLMTKSELDWFYGGGAGRFWPETWCRFVSLVPDCERGDLIAAYNKRLFSGDMAEEIRFGRAWSAWENALASIHSNGMSGDSPGDYARAFARLENHYFINGGFLDYDGQIFANMGRISHIPGIIVQGRYDMICPPTSAWRLKELWPNAELKMVRNAGHALSEPGISAELVRAMDRIAEEQEP; encoded by the coding sequence ATGGACAAATACCCGTATCAAAAGCGCGCAGTGCAGTATTTGTATCCGCCTCTTGAACCCTTTGATCAGCGTATGGTCGAAGTCGGTCAGGGGCACCATATCTATATGGAGCAGAGCGGCAATCCAGACGGCATACCTGTGGTAGTCTGTCACGGGGGGCCTGGCGGTGGCAGCAGCCCGGCGATGCGGCGATATTTCGATCCGGAGCACTATCGGATTGTTCTGTTCGATCAGCGGGGCTGCGGACGGTCGCGGCCACATGCCTCATGCGAGGATAACACCACCTGGCACCTAGTCGCGGATATGGAAATTATCCGGCGTTTGATAGGCGTTTCACAGTGGATGGTGTTTGGGGGCAGCTGGGGCGCAACCCTGTCGTTGGTTTATGCGCAAACCCATCCTGAACGTGTGCGTCAGTTGATCCTTCGCGGGGTTTTTCTGATGACCAAATCTGAACTGGATTGGTTTTATGGCGGTGGCGCTGGGCGGTTCTGGCCCGAAACCTGGTGCCGGTTTGTCTCCCTGGTCCCGGATTGCGAGCGGGGCGATCTGATTGCTGCCTACAACAAGCGGCTGTTTTCCGGCGATATGGCGGAGGAAATCCGATTTGGCCGCGCCTGGTCCGCCTGGGAGAATGCGTTGGCGTCCATTCATTCCAATGGAATGTCTGGGGACAGCCCCGGCGACTACGCACGTGCCTTTGCGCGGCTTGAGAATCACTACTTTATCAACGGTGGTTTTCTGGACTATGACGGTCAGATCTTTGCCAATATGGGGCGGATCTCGCATATCCCCGGCATCATCGTACAGGGACGCTATGATATGATATGCCCGCCAACCTCTGCCTGGCGGCTAAAAGAGCTCTGGCCAAATGCAGAGTTGAAGATGGTGCGCAATGCCGGCCATGCTTTGTCGGAACCGGGAATCAGCGCTGAATTGGTGCGCGCTATGGACCGGATTGCGGAGGAGCAGGAGCCATGA
- a CDS encoding ABC transporter substrate-binding protein — MTRIDRRALFTSGAAAALLAATGTAQAQTPRTGGVLRLALPRDGGSMDLVARGAVFDTLTEIGPEGLLRAELATQWSSSHDARVWRFDLRSDVTFHKGQVFGAQDVVASLQESEIAQLGAARIDALSPYSVQVSLAAANPHLPYLLADHRFAITADGDLSGDLTAANGTGCYRVERARNGRDFRATRMRDHYKSGHAGWVDTVELVVIPDAAVRAEALRDGYVDVAALPAPAGLLSRGSYQYHPSANDMALAASHDVGIPRAIGNRSVLDDGRIAERWWCI; from the coding sequence ATGACCCGGATTGACAGACGTGCGCTATTTACGTCCGGCGCTGCCGCTGCCCTGCTTGCCGCGACCGGAACGGCGCAGGCACAGACCCCGCGTACTGGTGGGGTGCTGCGCTTGGCACTGCCCCGCGATGGCGGGTCGATGGATCTAGTGGCGCGCGGGGCCGTATTCGACACGTTGACAGAAATTGGTCCCGAGGGGTTGTTACGGGCTGAGCTGGCAACACAATGGAGCAGCAGCCATGATGCGCGGGTCTGGAGGTTTGATCTGCGGTCTGATGTGACTTTCCATAAGGGTCAGGTTTTTGGTGCGCAGGATGTTGTCGCGTCCCTGCAAGAGAGCGAGATTGCGCAGTTAGGTGCTGCGCGGATCGACGCGTTGTCTCCTTATAGCGTGCAGGTGTCGCTTGCCGCTGCAAACCCACATCTACCCTATCTCTTGGCTGATCACCGTTTCGCCATCACAGCCGATGGGGATTTGTCCGGTGATTTGACCGCCGCCAATGGCACCGGATGCTACCGCGTCGAGCGGGCGCGCAATGGGCGCGATTTCCGAGCGACTCGCATGCGAGATCATTATAAGTCTGGCCACGCCGGTTGGGTTGATACGGTCGAACTGGTTGTGATCCCCGATGCAGCGGTTCGGGCAGAGGCACTGCGGGATGGATATGTCGATGTTGCTGCGCTACCCGCACCGGCAGGGCTCCTTTCACGCGGTAGCTATCAATATCACCCCTCTGCCAATGACATGGCTTTGGCTGCCTCTCATGACGTCGGAATTCCACGGGCCATTGGTAATCGGTCCGTGCTGGACGATGGGCGGATTGCAGAGCGCTGGTGGTGTATATAA
- the nusA gene encoding transcription termination factor NusA, translated as MAITSANQLELLQTAEAVAREKMIDPALVVDAMEESLARAAKSRYGSEMDIRVTIDRKTGRATFTRVRTVVEDDALENYQAELTVEQARQYMAEPTVGDVYVEEVPPVEMGRIAAQSAKQVILQKVREAERDRQYEEFKDRAGTIINGLVKREEYGNVIVDVGAGEAILRRNEKIGRESYRPNDRIRCFIKDVRREARGPQIFLSRTAPEFMAELFKMEVPEIYDGVIEIKAVARDPGSRAKIAVISYDGSIDPVGACVGMRGSRVQAVVNELQGEKIDIIPWNEDQPTFLVNALQPAEVSKVVLDEEAGKIEVVVPEEQLSLAIGRRGQNVRLASQLTHLDIDIMTEEEESARRQKEFEARTKLFMETLDLDEFFAQLLVSEGFTNLEEVAYVELDELLVIDGVDDGTAQELQARAADYLEAQAKAALDAARELGAEDSLIDFDGLTPQMVEALAKDGIKTLEDFATCADWELAGGWTTNKGERVKDDGILEPFEMTLEDAQTLVMTARVLLGWVDPTELEADAEDDADIDVGEAEEGEA; from the coding sequence ATGGCTATCACCTCAGCAAACCAGTTGGAGCTTTTGCAAACCGCAGAAGCCGTGGCGCGTGAAAAGATGATCGACCCCGCGCTGGTCGTCGATGCGATGGAAGAGAGCCTCGCCCGGGCCGCCAAGAGCCGCTACGGCAGCGAAATGGATATCCGCGTAACCATTGATCGCAAGACCGGTCGCGCCACATTCACCCGTGTACGCACTGTGGTCGAAGATGATGCATTGGAAAACTATCAGGCCGAACTGACCGTGGAGCAGGCGCGTCAATATATGGCCGAGCCCACAGTCGGTGACGTTTACGTCGAAGAAGTCCCTCCGGTCGAAATGGGTCGGATTGCCGCCCAGTCGGCCAAGCAGGTGATCCTGCAAAAAGTTCGCGAAGCCGAGCGTGATCGCCAATACGAAGAATTCAAGGACCGTGCTGGCACCATCATCAATGGTCTGGTCAAGCGCGAAGAATATGGCAACGTCATTGTTGACGTGGGTGCTGGCGAGGCAATCCTGCGTCGCAACGAGAAAATCGGCCGCGAGAGCTATCGCCCCAATGACCGTATCCGTTGCTTTATCAAAGATGTGCGCCGCGAAGCCCGTGGTCCCCAGATTTTCCTGTCGCGTACCGCGCCGGAGTTCATGGCCGAGCTGTTTAAGATGGAAGTGCCTGAAATCTATGATGGCGTCATCGAGATCAAGGCTGTGGCCCGTGATCCCGGCTCGCGCGCCAAGATTGCTGTGATCAGCTATGACGGCTCAATTGACCCGGTCGGTGCCTGCGTCGGTATGCGCGGCAGCCGTGTGCAGGCCGTTGTGAATGAACTCCAGGGTGAAAAGATCGACATCATCCCGTGGAATGAAGATCAGCCGACCTTCCTCGTGAATGCGCTTCAGCCTGCGGAAGTCTCCAAAGTGGTTCTGGACGAAGAAGCTGGCAAGATCGAAGTGGTGGTGCCAGAAGAGCAATTGTCTCTGGCCATCGGCCGCCGCGGTCAGAACGTGCGCTTGGCCTCGCAGCTGACACACCTTGATATCGACATTATGACCGAGGAAGAAGAATCGGCCCGTCGCCAGAAGGAATTCGAGGCGCGCACCAAACTGTTCATGGAAACCTTGGATCTGGACGAGTTCTTTGCCCAGCTTCTGGTTTCCGAAGGTTTCACCAATCTCGAAGAGGTTGCTTACGTGGAACTGGATGAGCTTCTGGTTATTGATGGCGTTGACGATGGCACGGCACAGGAATTGCAAGCGCGTGCCGCTGACTACCTGGAGGCCCAGGCCAAGGCGGCGCTGGACGCAGCGCGTGAGCTGGGTGCTGAGGACAGCTTGATTGACTTTGATGGCCTGACGCCGCAAATGGTTGAAGCATTGGCCAAGGATGGCATCAAGACGCTGGAAGATTTTGCCACGTGCGCCGACTGGGAGCTGGCTGGTGGTTGGACCACCAACAAGGGTGAGCGGGTCAAGGACGATGGGATCCTCGAGCCCTTTGAGATGACGCTGGAAGATGCGCAGACTCTCGTGATGACTGCACGTGTTCTGCTGGGCTGGGTGGATCCCACCGAGCTGGAAGCAGATGCTGAAGACGATGCCGATATCGACGTCGGCGAAGCAGAAGAGGGCGAGGCCTGA